Proteins co-encoded in one Erinaceus europaeus chromosome 2, mEriEur2.1, whole genome shotgun sequence genomic window:
- the LOC132533104 gene encoding leukocyte immunoglobulin-like receptor subfamily A member 6, which translates to MTPTLTALLCLGLSLGPRTCVQAGTLPKPTLWAEPGPVVLWGSPVTLWCQGTLGTQSCSLYKDGSSYPWKILRPWEPGDKTKFSITNVLDLHAGRYLCYCVSPAGRSEPSDPLELVVVAGSYRKPSLSALSSPVVSPGGTVTLQCASGQGFDRMVLTQQGEDTSPWSLDTQPHPSGQVQALFPVGPMSPNHRGTFRCHGYYSDWPQVWSPPSGPLQLLVPGASGKPSLLSLQGPVMAIGEMLTLQCGSAVGYDRFVLSREGDPRLSQLPVQQTQAGLSQAEFSLGPVRTSHRGRYQCYGGHSRSPLWSAPSSPLDILVAGQLADTPSLSVQPGPSVAPGEKVTLRCQSQSPRDSFLLSKEGVLLPPQRLRSEPRAQGFQAEFSFQPVTTAHGGTYRCYSSSDSDPHLLSEPSAPLQLLVSAPAQGHRWDRNILIGVLVALAALLSLLLLSLFLRRSCRGAHRKAGAAGPEPQDRGLQTSAAAAPQEDTLNAAETETRPEEGVELDLLPRGDEDSQEATYAQVNQEGLSWRAATTASPPTGRDKQDRAKEGDRQAAASTVLQEVTYAQLTLRQGTAPPSSWSEEPPEEPSLYAALATH; encoded by the exons GAACCCTCCCCAAACCCACCCTCTGGGCTGAGCCAGGCCCTGTGGTCCTCTGGGGGAGCCCTGTGACTCTCTGGTGTCAGGGGACTCTGGGGACTCAGAGCTGCAGTCTCTATAAAGATGGAAGCTCATATCCCTGGAAAATACTGAGGCCATGGGAGCCTGGAGATAAGACCAAGTTCTCCATCACCAATGTGCTAGATCTCCATGCAGGCAGATACCTCTGTTACTGTGTCAGCCCCGCTGGCCGGTCAGAGCCCAGTGACCCCCTggagctggtggtggtggcag GATCCTACAGAAAACCCTCCCTGTCAGCCTTGTCGAGCCCTGTGGTGAGCCCAGGAGGGACCGTGACCCTCCAGTGTGCCTCAGGGCAGGGATTTGACAGGATGGTTCTGACTCAGCAAGGAGAAGACACGTCCCCCTGGAGCCTGGACACACAGCCACACCCCAGTGGGCAGGTCCAGGCCCTGTTCCCTGTGGGCCCCATGAGCCCCAACCACAGGGGGACATTCAGATGCCATGGCTATTACAGTGACTGGCCCCAGGTGTGGTCACCCCCCAGTGGGCCCCTGCAGCTCCTGGTCCCAG GGGCATCTGGGAAGCCCTCCCTGCTGAGCCTGCAGGGCCCTGTCATGGCCATTGGAGAGATGCTGACCCTCCAGtgtggctctgctgtgggctaTGACAGATTCGTTCTGTCCCGGGAGGGGGACCCCCGACTCTCCCAGCTCCCTGTCCAGCAGACCCAGGCTGGGCTCTCTCAGGCCGAGTTCTCCCTGGGCCCTGTGAGAACCTCCCACAGGGGCCGGTACCAGTGCTATGGGGGTCACAGCCGCTCCCCTCTGTGGTCAGCACCCAGCAGCCCCCTGGACATCCTGgtggcag gaCAGCTGGCTGATACCCCCTCCCTCTCGGTGCAGCCGGGCCCCTCTGTGGCCCCAGGAGAGAAGGTGACCCTGCGCTGTCagtcacagagccccagggaCTCTTTCCTTCTGTCCAAGGAGGGGGTGCTCCTGCCCCCCCAGCGTCTGAGGTCAGAGCCCCGAGCTCAGGGGTTCCAGGCTGAGTTCTCCTTCCAGCCTGTGACCACAGCCCACGGGGGCACCTACAGGTGCTACAGCTCCAGTGACAGTGACCCCCACCTGCTGTCTGAGCCCAGTGCCCCCCTGCAGCTCCTAGTCTCAG CTCCTGCCCAAGGTCACCGATGGGACAGGAACATTCTGATCGGCGTCTTGGTGGCCCTGGCAGCactgctctccctcctcctcctctcccttttcctgaGACGCAGTTGTCGGGGTGCACACAGGAAGGCCG GGGCTGCTGGCCCAGAGCCACAGGACAGAGGCCTGCAGACCAG tgcTGCGGCCGCCCCCCAGGAAGACACCCtga ATGCTGCAGAGACAGAGACGCGGCCTGAGGAGGGGGTAGAGCTGGACCTTCTG CCCAGGGGGGACGAAGACTCCCAGGAAGCCACCTATGCCCAGGTGAACCAGGAAGGACTCAGCTGGAGAGCGGCCACCACTGCTTCCCCACCAACAGGCAGGGACAAACAGGACAGAGCCAAAGAAGGGGACAGACAG GCTGCTGCCTCCACAGTCCTCCAGGAAGTGACCTACGCCCAGCTGACCCTCAGGCAGGGGACGGCACCCCCTTCCTCCTGGTCAGAAGAGCCCCCCGAGGAGCCCAGCCTGTACGCTGCTCTGGCCACCCACTAG